The genome window CTTGAACTCGGCGATCTCCTCATCCAGCTTGGCGAACACCTCATCGATCCGGTCCCAGTCGAAACCGTGCTTGGCGGCCTTCTTCTGTAATTTCTGCGCGCGTTTGAGTCCGGGCAAGTGCAGCGGCACGCCGTCCAGCACCGACTGGTGATCGCGGCTGGCTTTCTCCGTTTTCTTGATCTGTTCCCATTGATCGACCACCTGATCCGGCGTGTGCAGTGCGCCTTCCTTGAAGACGTGTGGGTGCCGCCGCACCATTTTCTCGGCGATGTTGTGGACCACGTCCTTGATGTCGAATTCCTTCTGCAACTCGGAGATCTTGGCGTGAAACAGAATCTGGTACAGCAGGTCGCCCAGCTCGTCCTTGATTTTTTCCGGATCGTTCTGGTCGAGCGCTTCCAGCGCTTCGTAGGTTTCCTCGACGAGATAAGGTTTCAGCGACTCGCGGGTCTGCACCCGGTCCCACGGACAACCGTTTTCTCCCATCAACCGATCGACGATGGCGACCAGCTCTCCGAACGCTTTGGCGGCGTTTTCGTTCATGTTGCCTTCCTTTCCGAACTTAGGTCACTGTCAGGGAAATACAATCACTGTATATATTATTAGATAAATGCGATTATTATTGCTCCCCAGGCTATGATAAATGCGGTAATAGATACAAAAAATACCGGTCGGCTTTTATTCAATCCATACCACAATAAAGAACCCAATATGGAATAATAAATAGAATTAAGGAAGGCAGAGAAAAGTATTAAAAAAACAATTGAATCTTCTGAAGAGGCTCCTATAGAACCCATAGAGGCTGGAAAGAAAAAAATATACAAAATAAACCCAAACCCTCCCAAGGGGGCAGAGTTTAAAGCCGCAAAGTGGAATAG of Nitrospina watsonii contains these proteins:
- the mazG gene encoding nucleoside triphosphate pyrophosphohydrolase translates to MNENAAKAFGELVAIVDRLMGENGCPWDRVQTRESLKPYLVEETYEALEALDQNDPEKIKDELGDLLYQILFHAKISELQKEFDIKDVVHNIAEKMVRRHPHVFKEGALHTPDQVVDQWEQIKKTEKASRDHQSVLDGVPLHLPGLKRAQKLQKKAAKHGFDWDRIDEVFAKLDEEIAEFKEAVRDGNAAHVESELGDILFVLANVARFKKLDAEEALRQTNNKFVKRFHHIEEQVEKQGKTLKDTPLEEMERYWQESKKKS